Proteins encoded by one window of Terriglobales bacterium:
- a CDS encoding beta-propeller fold lactonase family protein, whose amino-acid sequence MKATSTTETREHAGFSKRIFAPAAACLLLSAACFLLSAACLLGCSSQPIPPGYREYAYVTNGKSNSVSVIDLLTLKVIKTLAVGRGPTGISPNPKKNEIYAVNSGSDNVSIIDAERNAVVATIGVHGKPYFIDVSQDGRRGYVANSGSANVSILDLEKRRVLATVGVGAAPGVARISPDGKVVVVSNRGGDSVSLLDADQHKVLATVPICRQPEDVAILPDSSKAFVACTGSGQVAAVDLRSQKLLALLDVGKTPVHLALKPDGGEIFVSNFDAHSVSVIETGANEVGGTYLIGSNPARGTVSADNTLLYVSNFGSDTVSVFAIDNSKLLMAIPVGNRPDAIALSPRENYVLVVDTQSADVAVIQKRKPRGKDTTPYVMFLLIPVGLQPNQIAVKAFISQTPASAP is encoded by the coding sequence GAAAGCTACATCCACCACGGAGACACGGGAGCACGCAGGATTCTCGAAGAGAATCTTCGCGCCTGCTGCCGCTTGCCTCCTGCTTTCTGCCGCCTGCTTCCTGCTTTCTGCCGCCTGCCTCCTGGGTTGTTCCAGCCAGCCCATTCCGCCCGGCTACCGCGAGTACGCCTACGTTACCAACGGCAAGAGCAATTCGGTCAGTGTCATCGACCTGCTCACGCTCAAGGTGATCAAGACCCTTGCCGTCGGCCGCGGGCCCACCGGCATCAGCCCCAATCCCAAGAAGAACGAGATTTACGCGGTGAACAGCGGCTCGGACAACGTGAGCATCATCGACGCCGAGCGCAATGCGGTGGTCGCCACCATCGGCGTGCACGGGAAGCCGTACTTCATCGATGTTTCGCAGGACGGCCGCCGGGGTTACGTTGCCAATTCCGGCTCGGCGAACGTCTCCATCCTCGACCTGGAGAAGCGGCGGGTGCTGGCCACGGTGGGAGTCGGCGCCGCGCCCGGTGTGGCGCGCATCTCGCCCGACGGCAAGGTGGTGGTGGTCTCCAACCGGGGCGGTGATTCCGTGTCGCTGCTCGATGCTGACCAGCACAAAGTTCTTGCGACGGTGCCCATCTGTCGCCAGCCGGAAGATGTGGCCATTCTGCCCGACTCCTCGAAAGCCTTCGTCGCCTGCACCGGCTCCGGACAGGTGGCGGCCGTGGACCTGCGCTCGCAGAAGCTGCTGGCCCTGCTCGACGTGGGCAAGACGCCGGTCCACCTGGCGCTCAAGCCTGATGGCGGCGAGATATTCGTCAGCAACTTCGACGCCCACTCGGTGTCGGTCATCGAGACCGGCGCCAACGAGGTCGGGGGCACCTACCTGATCGGCAGCAACCCCGCGCGCGGGACGGTCAGCGCCGATAACACGCTGCTCTACGTCAGCAACTTCGGCTCCGACACCGTCTCGGTGTTCGCCATCGACAACAGCAAACTGCTGATGGCGATCCCCGTCGGCAACCGGCCGGACGCGATTGCGCTCTCGCCGCGCGAGAATTACGTCCTGGTGGTGGACACGCAGAGCGCCGACGTAGCCGTCATCCAGAAGCGCAAACCCCGCGGCAAGGACACCACTCCCTACGTCATGTTCCTGCTGATCCCGGTCGGACTGCAGCCCAACCAGATCGCGGTGAAAGCCTTCATCAGCCAGACCCCCGCGAGCGCGCCATGA